The sequence GCAGATGTAGCCGACTTAACAAGTATCGATTATTGGAGCATTCCTATGCAGTTAGAAACTTCTCTAAACGGAGCAACTGTTCAAACCGATAATGGAATTAAAACAGGGATAACTTCTTATGACATATATTCACAATTAAACGCACTAACAGCAACACCACAGTCTGGTTTAAGTGATGCACTTCCTGCACTTGTACCTGGCAAATTCACAAGACAACCCAATCAACCTGGTACAGGGTTTGCTCGCATCATCGGTCCTTCTTCTTATCCTCCAGTTGGAGGTGTTCCCGTGATTCCTTATTCTCTCTTTGACAAATACCTAAACGATTTAATCAAAAATTTTGGCCCAAATACTTCAATTGGAAAAACAATAACTGGATTAGGAAAAGGAACTATTGCAACCATTTCAGGTCAGTTTAATGGTGTTGGCCCAAATGTACCTGCTTCAGGACCACAAAGTGCGCAAGCTTATGATTTAACTGCTTCAATAGATGTTTCTGGAGATATTACTTTAACAGGAACTGTAGGAAACGTTTCAACTACTATGGTTTACAAAAAAAGTGATCTTATCAACCCGAGCGGAATTTATGGTGCTAATGCTGCTTTTTCTCTTAACGGTGGAGCATCACAAAATCCTGCAAACGATGTGTATGGTTGGATTACTGGTGATTTATTAGCAGGTTTTAACATTGGAGCTATTGGATCAGAAACTACAATTAACGGAACAAAAGTTGGAGCGATGACGAGTAGTGAATGGTTTACAATACCTAATACCTCTTTATTTAGTAATTTACAAAGCAGTCCTTCAAATTACAATCAATATGCGGCAACATTACAAAAACTTTCAGATGCCTATAATTTTGCGTATTCAGATCGTTTTTCTCCTGTATTAGTTTCATTAAACCCAGCAACTATTGATACATTACAAATTTCGTTGCTCAATGTATTGGAAGCTATGTAATTACAACAAACAACCACACCTATCTCTATGAGCTCAAAT is a genomic window of Flavobacterium jumunjinense containing:
- a CDS encoding beta-1,3-glucanase family protein, with amino-acid sequence MATLKIIFKNNSNLPDKLVSIGFVSGSATAPFSINYPSPNLLEPLELEIKPLNQEVGKGNWYSFDTLKNGVSIQNFSGRIYISYGQTWSVLNAGYEPAQNITDVNFFLRYDKMELTFNGNAADVADLTSIDYWSIPMQLETSLNGATVQTDNGIKTGITSYDIYSQLNALTATPQSGLSDALPALVPGKFTRQPNQPGTGFARIIGPSSYPPVGGVPVIPYSLFDKYLNDLIKNFGPNTSIGKTITGLGKGTIATISGQFNGVGPNVPASGPQSAQAYDLTASIDVSGDITLTGTVGNVSTTMVYKKSDLINPSGIYGANAAFSLNGGASQNPANDVYGWITGDLLAGFNIGAIGSETTINGTKVGAMTSSEWFTIPNTSLFSNLQSSPSNYNQYAATLQKLSDAYNFAYSDRFSPVLVSLNPATIDTLQISLLNVLEAM